AGTTCATTTTTGGCCGTCTTTAATGGCAAAAATTGGGTTTATATCAATCCTAAAACAGGTAGCGCCGGATTGCCTAAAGATTTTCTTGTCTGGCAATATGGTAATGAACCTGTATTTAATGTAATTGGTGGTAAAAAAGCTCAATTTAGTTTAACGGTGTCTCCTACCCCCATAAATGCTTTAAGTATCGCCAAATCGAGAGGTCTACAATCAGACTCACAATTATTGCGCTTCTCTTTATTGCAACTACCCGTCAACGTACAGGCAACTTATAAAATTTTATTAACAGTACCTATAGGTGCTTTTATTATCTTGATTCTGCGTAACTTTATCGGGATTAAAACATTTGGTACTTTTATGCCCGTTTTAATTGCTTTAGCCTTTAGAGAAACTCATGTAATCTGGGGGATTTCCCTCTTTGTCATTATTGTATCTTTTGGTCTGCTGGCACGCTTTTATCTGGATCAATTAAGGTTGCTATTGGTTCCAAGGCTCGCGGCAATTCTGACTGTTGTCATTTTGCTGATGATCTTTATAAGTGTCATCAGTCAAAATCTAGGATTAGATATAGGACTATCAGTTGCCTTATTCCCTATGGTCATTTTAACCATGACCATAGAACGTATGTGCATTACCTGGGATGAGCGAGGTGCCTCCGAAGCAATAAAATCGGGGGTAGGAAGTCTGGTCGCGGCCGTAATTTCTTATTGGGCAATGAGCTATGAACCATTACAATACCTTGTCTTTGCGTTCCCCGAGCTTCTTTTAGTTCTGCTCGCTTTGATATTGTGGTTCGGACAATATCGAGGATACCGATTATTTGAGCTGAAGCGCTT
This sequence is a window from Legionella cherrii. Protein-coding genes within it:
- a CDS encoding inactive transglutaminase family protein — its product is MKNNARHVYGLILTLFILGTGIFLYRHFILDVPLTDTETINSWTVESNLRFVADPNTPIKASFNIPYLPTHFAILDEYFVSRSYGVTTNLNGDNRETVWSIRRAHGPQSLYYRAIFRQTEGNESSLGTPPAVKTQPLEESQKSAVETITNQVRQSSADIKTFAQSTIKELNKKDGNAKLLTGNDFSDERLINAAILILNQSKIAAIPVKGIYLSQKSKAELSSFLAVFNGKNWVYINPKTGSAGLPKDFLVWQYGNEPVFNVIGGKKAQFSLTVSPTPINALSIAKSRGLQSDSQLLRFSLLQLPVNVQATYKILLTVPIGAFIILILRNFIGIKTFGTFMPVLIALAFRETHVIWGISLFVIIVSFGLLARFYLDQLRLLLVPRLAAILTVVILLMIFISVISQNLGLDIGLSVALFPMVILTMTIERMCITWDERGASEAIKSGVGSLVAAVISYWAMSYEPLQYLVFAFPELLLVLLALILWFGQYRGYRLFELKRFKSLARHVE